One part of the Vitis riparia cultivar Riparia Gloire de Montpellier isolate 1030 chromosome 8, EGFV_Vit.rip_1.0, whole genome shotgun sequence genome encodes these proteins:
- the LOC117920081 gene encoding mediator of RNA polymerase II transcription subunit 33A-like isoform X2: MEMASNATLFEERVKEALKRCQERREPPLIWATEMVKCLDSAGLGLPSVELGQVLVSQLCFAHNSPSMWKFLDHALSSRLLSPLHVLSLLTSRIIPHRWSQPEAYRLYLELLSRYAFSFDPVEPDASKERIIKSVDAALQLSKTYQVHVLELGHTMVLFFFSIVVGLLDSTLDDWGLPVTFLDRASGVARSGDYLNMDIDSKGNKNFKQSEHREQMRRTNSFLAMEVLGTLTENRKAKVLLRLVHLNMPEGFNGLLRRIQFLEAHKLASSILKSANQLLVRLSANIRGVLDFEYQLNKRQLIGMLIDIGSNKLVSGCNFEAVQSACWVPFDIYMENVMDVKQLPVRSTIVILRETIRTLQGFNRASWQETFLALWLSALRLVQRERDPLEGPIPHLESRLCMLLSIAPLAITQLLEDEVNSYNSSSQGGREYGYTEIGYGHEMDRKCHASRKHGLISSLQVLGHFSALLCPPSSIADAANLAAAKAAGFISNSKNGKDSLGGGSHGNTIVKSGGNMRHLIVEACIARKLIDTSAYFWPGYVSASVISMSDSSPIQGSPWSTFMEGAPLTGPLIDALIAIPASSLAELEKLYHVALNGSEEEKSAAAKILCGASLRRGWNIQEHVVHYMVKLLSPPIPPNFTGTRSHLIDYLPMLSAILFEASSIDTVHILSFHGVVPEVAAALMPLCEAFGSVTPTSNHKSSMGDELSIYMVFSSAFLFLLRLWKFYKPPLEQCISGRGRAIGSELTLEYLLILRNNRIASHNSAAHDETSSSLNRIESTSDKPVYIDSYPKLRAWYCQNRSCIASTLSGLCNGSPVHQVANKILNMIYWKMTKSGASSGNPSTPSGSSISGSTASTGEDAYQRPMLPAWEVLEAVPLVLEAILTACAHGILSSRDLTTEVSRGIWKLVPMNGKDWPSPAANLLSVESEIKEILAAMGVDAPRCSPGDSTAMLPLPMAALVSLTITFKLDKRLEYIHAVAGTSLANCASSCPWPSMPIIGSLWVQKVRRWHNFIVGSCSLSVFRQDKKAVAQLLRSCFTSFLGLFHVSKSPLAGQNGVVGLLGDINWAHCPSIAPGLLYLRSCRTIHNVQYVNHVIIGLVAEFARELASRWASKDSQQLKSSQSSLALATTKVKEVATLGASLLCVTGGIQLVQELYQETLPTWLLSTREEKLGEVSSVSRIMEGYAMAYLLVLSGSFIWGLGARPPSWTFSIRARIVRTHLDFLAGVLEGNISLGCDPATWKSYVSCLVGLLVSLAPTWIRDVKRETLRKLANGLRGWHECELALSLLEKGGPATLGSAAELVNVIN, from the exons ATGGAAATGGCGAGTAATGCAACGTTGTTCGAGGAGAGAGTGAAGGAGGCTCTGAAACGCTGCCAGGAGAGGAGGGAGCCGCCGCTGATATGGGCGACGGAGATGGTCAAATGCCTGGACTCGGCGGGCCTAGGGCTGCCCAGCGTGGAGTTAGGGCAAGTTTTGGTGTCTCAGCTCTGCTTCGCCCACAACAGTCCCTCTATGTGGAAGTTCTTGGACCATGCCCTCTCCTCTCGCCTTCTCTCTCCCCTTCATGTCCTCTCTCTTCTCACTTCCAG GATTATACCTCATCGGTGGTCTCAACCAGAAGCTTATAGACTCTATCTTGAACTTTTAAGTCGATATGCTTTCTCATTTGATCCGGTGGAGCCAGATGCTTCCAAAGAGAG GATAATCAAATCAGTTGATGCTGCCCTTCAGCTTTCCAAGACTTACCAGGTTCATGTACTGGAGCTTGGACATACAATGGTTTTGTTCTTTTTCAGCATTGTTGTTGGCTTATTAGATAGCACCTTGGATGATTGGGGCTTGCCAGTGACATTTCTGGACAGAGCAAGTGGAGTTGCCAGAAGTGGAGACTACCTGAATATGGACATCGACtctaaaggaaataaaaacttCAAGCAAAGCGAACATCGTGAGCAAATGAGGAGAACAAATTCTTTCTTGGCGATGGAGGTATTAGGCACACTAACGGAAAATAGAAAAGCTAAGGTTCTGCTCCGCCTTGTCCACTTGAACAT GCCTGAAGGCTTCAATGGCCTCCTGCGAAGGATTCAGTTTCTTGAAGCTCATAAACTGGCATCATCAATTTTAAAGTCCGCTAATCAACTTTTGGTAAGACTTTCTGCAAACATCCGAGGAGTTCTGGATTTTGAGTATCAGTTGAACAAGCGCCAGCTCATTGGAATGCTTATTGATATTGGGTCAAATAAGTTGGTCTCTGGCTGCAATTTTGAAGCTGTTCAGTCTGCATGTTGGGTTCCATTTGATATTTATATGGAGAATGTGATGGATGTAAAACAACTTCCAGTCAGATCAACTATTGTCATACTTAGAG AAACTATTCGTACGCTACAAGGATTTAATCGGGCAAGCTGGCAAGAAACCTTCCTAGCGCTCTGGCTTTCAGCCCTTCGGCTTGTGCAGCGA GAGCGTGATCCTTTGGAAGGACCTATTCCACATCTTGAGTCCCGTCTTTGTATGCTTTTGTCTATTGCCCCCTTGGCAATTACTCAGCTTCTGGAGGATGAGGTCAATTCTTATAACTCTTCTTCTCAAGGAGGTAGAGAATATGGATATACAGAGATTGGATATGGACATGAAATGGATAGGAAATGTCATGCTTCAAGAAAACATGGACTGATTTCCTCTCTTCAAGTCCTTGGACACTTTTCTGCACTCTTATGCCCTCCCTCATCGATTGCTGATGCAGCAAATCTTGCAGCTGCAAAAGCAGCAGGCTTCATTTCTAATTCCAAGAATGGTAAGGACAGTTTAGGCGGAGGCAGTCATGGCAATACCATTGTGAAATCAG GTGGCAACATGAGGCACCTCATAGTGGAAGCTTGCATTGCAAGAAAGTTAATTGATACATCAGCATATTTCTGGCCTGGCTATGTGTCTGCATCTGTAATCTCAATGTCAGATTCATCACCAATTCAAGGATCTCCTTGGTCAACATTTATGGAAGGAGCTCCTTTGACAGGCCCTCTAATTGATGCTCTTATTGCGATTCCTGCATCAAG TTTAGCGGAGTTAGAGAAGTTATATCATGTTGCACTAAATGGTTCGGAAGAGGAGAAGTCAGCGGCTGCAAAGATTCTATGTGGTGCATCTCTCAGACGTGGATGGAATATTCAG GAACATGTGGTACACTATATGGTGAAGCTTCTCTCTCCTCCTATACCTCCCAATTTTACTGGAACAAGGAgccatttaattgattacctgCCCATGTTAAGTGCCATTCTTTTTGAGGCTTCCTCTATTGATACTGTGCATATACTTTCCTTTCATGGTGTG GTCCCTGAAGTTGCAGCTGCTCTAATGCCGCTTTGTGAGGCTTTTGGGTCAGTCACACCAACCTCAAATCATAAATCAAGCATGGGCGATGAGCTCTCAATTTACATGGTTTTTTCATCTgcatttctctttcttcttcgtCTGTGGAAATTCTATAAACCCCCCCTTGAGCAGTGTATCTCAGGACGAGGAAGAGCAATTGGTAGTGAGCTTACTCTGGAGTATCTTTTGATATTGCGCAATAACCGTATTGCCTCACATAATTCTGCTGCACATGATGAAACGAGTAGCAGTTTGAACCGGATTGAATCAACATCAGATAAACCTGTTTATATAGATTCTTATCCAAAATTGCGAGCCTGGTATTGTCAAAACAGATCTTGTATTGCCTCAACTCTATCTGGCCTATGTAATGGAAGTCCGGTTCATCAAGTTGCTAATAAGATCTTAAATATGATTTACTGGAAAATGACTAAAAGTGGGGCCTCATCAGGTAATCCTTCAACACCATCAGGCAGTAGCATAAGTGGGAGCACTGCCAGTACTGGAGAAGATGCTTACCAAAGGCCTATGCTCCCTGCATGGGAGGTGTTGGAAGCTGTCCCTTTGGTGCTTGAGGCAATTTTAACAGCTTGTGCCCATGGAATACTTTCATCACGGGACTTGACAACAG AAGTTTCTCGTGGTATATGGAAACTAGTCCCAATGAACGGAAAGGACTGGCCTAGTCCAGCAGCAAACCTTCTATCAGTTGAATCTGAAATAAAGGAAATACTTGCAGCCATGGGCGTTGATGCTCCCAGATGTAGTCCTG GGGATTCAACTGCAATGCTTCCATTGCCAATGGCAGCTCTTGTCAGTTTAACGATTACATTCAAACTGGACAAGAGGTTGGAGTACATCCATGCTGTTGCTGGAACTTCCTTGGCAAACTGTGCATCATCATGCCCTTGGCCTAGCATGCCTATAATTGGCTCCTTGTGGGTGCAGAAGGTGCGCCGTTGGCATAATTTCATTGTTGGATCATGTTCTCTCTCTGTATTCAGACAAGATAAAAAAGCTGTTGCCCAGCTCCTGAGGAGTTGCTTCACCTCTTTCCTTGGATTATTCCATGTTTCAAAGTCTCCATTAGCCGGTCAAAATGGAGTTGTTGGTCTGTTGGGTGACATTAACTGGGCTCATTGTCCTTCCATAGCACCTGGACTCCTTTACCTCCGGTCTTGTCGGACTATCCACAATGTCCAATATGTAAATCATGTGATTATAGGGCTTGTAGCTGAGTTTGCTCGGGAATTGGCTTCCAGATGGGCTAGCAAGGACTCCCAACAATTGAAGTCTAGTCAATCATCTCTAGCCTTAGCCACCACCAAGGTTAAGGAGGTGGCCACTCTTGGCGCTAGCCTATTATGTGTGACAGGAGGCATTCAACTGGTCCAAGAATTGTATCAGGAGACTCTCCCAACCTGGCTGCTCTCCACAAGGGAAGAGAAACTTGGTGAGGTGAGTTCTGTTTCCCGTATAATGGAGGGATATGCCATGGCATATTTATTGGTCTTGTCTGGTTCTTTTATATGGGGTCTTGGGGCAAGACCTCCCTCATGGACATTCTCTATAAGAGCTCGTATTGTCAGGACTCACTTGGACTTTTTGGCTGGGGTATTGGAGGGAAACATATCACTTGGATGTGATCCTGCTACTTGGAAATCCTACGTCTCTTGTTTAGTGGGTTTATTAGTGAGTCTTGCGCCAACGTGGATTCGGGATGTAAAGCGAGAAACACTAAGAAAACTGGCCAATGGATTGAGAGGATGGCATGAATGTGAGCTAGCTCTTTCCCTCCTTGAGAAAGGTGGGCCTGCAACCTTAGGGTCTGCAGCTGAACTAGTAAATGTAATCAACTAA
- the LOC117920081 gene encoding mediator of RNA polymerase II transcription subunit 33A-like isoform X1 — MEMASNATLFEERVKEALKRCQERREPPLIWATEMVKCLDSAGLGLPSVELGQVLVSQLCFAHNSPSMWKFLDHALSSRLLSPLHVLSLLTSRIIPHRWSQPEAYRLYLELLSRYAFSFDPVEPDASKERIIKSVDAALQLSKTYQVHVLELGHTMVLFFFSIVVGLLDSTLDDWGLPVTFLDRASGVARSGDYLNMDIDSKGNKNFKQSEHREQMRRTNSFLAMEVLGTLTENRKAKVLLRLVHLNMPEGFNGLLRRIQFLEAHKLASSILKSANQLLVRLSANIRGVLDFEYQLNKRQLIGMLIDIGSNKLVSGCNFEAVQSACWVPFDIYMENVMDVKQLPVRSTIVILRETIRTLQGFNRASWQETFLALWLSALRLVQRERDPLEGPIPHLESRLCMLLSIAPLAITQLLEDEVNSYNSSSQGGREYGYTEIGYGHEMDRKCHASRKHGLISSLQVLGHFSALLCPPSSIADAANLAAAKAAGFISNSKNGKDSLGGGSHGNTIVKSGGNMRHLIVEACIARKLIDTSAYFWPGYVSASVISMSDSSPIQGSPWSTFMEGAPLTGPLIDALIAIPASSLAELEKLYHVALNGSEEEKSAAAKILCGASLRRGWNIQEHVVHYMVKLLSPPIPPNFTGTRSHLIDYLPMLSAILFEASSIDTVHILSFHGVVPEVAAALMPLCEAFGSVTPTSNHKSSMGDELSIYMVFSSAFLFLLRLWKFYKPPLEQCISGRGRAIGSELTLEYLLILRNNRIASHNSAAHDETSSSLNRIESTSDKPVYIDSYPKLRAWYCQNRSCIASTLSGLCNGSPVHQVANKILNMIYWKMTKSGASSGNPSTPSGSSISGSTASTGEDAYQRPMLPAWEVLEAVPLVLEAILTACAHGILSSRDLTTGLRDLVDFLPASLVVIISYFSAEVSRGIWKLVPMNGKDWPSPAANLLSVESEIKEILAAMGVDAPRCSPGDSTAMLPLPMAALVSLTITFKLDKRLEYIHAVAGTSLANCASSCPWPSMPIIGSLWVQKVRRWHNFIVGSCSLSVFRQDKKAVAQLLRSCFTSFLGLFHVSKSPLAGQNGVVGLLGDINWAHCPSIAPGLLYLRSCRTIHNVQYVNHVIIGLVAEFARELASRWASKDSQQLKSSQSSLALATTKVKEVATLGASLLCVTGGIQLVQELYQETLPTWLLSTREEKLGEVSSVSRIMEGYAMAYLLVLSGSFIWGLGARPPSWTFSIRARIVRTHLDFLAGVLEGNISLGCDPATWKSYVSCLVGLLVSLAPTWIRDVKRETLRKLANGLRGWHECELALSLLEKGGPATLGSAAELVNVIN, encoded by the exons ATGGAAATGGCGAGTAATGCAACGTTGTTCGAGGAGAGAGTGAAGGAGGCTCTGAAACGCTGCCAGGAGAGGAGGGAGCCGCCGCTGATATGGGCGACGGAGATGGTCAAATGCCTGGACTCGGCGGGCCTAGGGCTGCCCAGCGTGGAGTTAGGGCAAGTTTTGGTGTCTCAGCTCTGCTTCGCCCACAACAGTCCCTCTATGTGGAAGTTCTTGGACCATGCCCTCTCCTCTCGCCTTCTCTCTCCCCTTCATGTCCTCTCTCTTCTCACTTCCAG GATTATACCTCATCGGTGGTCTCAACCAGAAGCTTATAGACTCTATCTTGAACTTTTAAGTCGATATGCTTTCTCATTTGATCCGGTGGAGCCAGATGCTTCCAAAGAGAG GATAATCAAATCAGTTGATGCTGCCCTTCAGCTTTCCAAGACTTACCAGGTTCATGTACTGGAGCTTGGACATACAATGGTTTTGTTCTTTTTCAGCATTGTTGTTGGCTTATTAGATAGCACCTTGGATGATTGGGGCTTGCCAGTGACATTTCTGGACAGAGCAAGTGGAGTTGCCAGAAGTGGAGACTACCTGAATATGGACATCGACtctaaaggaaataaaaacttCAAGCAAAGCGAACATCGTGAGCAAATGAGGAGAACAAATTCTTTCTTGGCGATGGAGGTATTAGGCACACTAACGGAAAATAGAAAAGCTAAGGTTCTGCTCCGCCTTGTCCACTTGAACAT GCCTGAAGGCTTCAATGGCCTCCTGCGAAGGATTCAGTTTCTTGAAGCTCATAAACTGGCATCATCAATTTTAAAGTCCGCTAATCAACTTTTGGTAAGACTTTCTGCAAACATCCGAGGAGTTCTGGATTTTGAGTATCAGTTGAACAAGCGCCAGCTCATTGGAATGCTTATTGATATTGGGTCAAATAAGTTGGTCTCTGGCTGCAATTTTGAAGCTGTTCAGTCTGCATGTTGGGTTCCATTTGATATTTATATGGAGAATGTGATGGATGTAAAACAACTTCCAGTCAGATCAACTATTGTCATACTTAGAG AAACTATTCGTACGCTACAAGGATTTAATCGGGCAAGCTGGCAAGAAACCTTCCTAGCGCTCTGGCTTTCAGCCCTTCGGCTTGTGCAGCGA GAGCGTGATCCTTTGGAAGGACCTATTCCACATCTTGAGTCCCGTCTTTGTATGCTTTTGTCTATTGCCCCCTTGGCAATTACTCAGCTTCTGGAGGATGAGGTCAATTCTTATAACTCTTCTTCTCAAGGAGGTAGAGAATATGGATATACAGAGATTGGATATGGACATGAAATGGATAGGAAATGTCATGCTTCAAGAAAACATGGACTGATTTCCTCTCTTCAAGTCCTTGGACACTTTTCTGCACTCTTATGCCCTCCCTCATCGATTGCTGATGCAGCAAATCTTGCAGCTGCAAAAGCAGCAGGCTTCATTTCTAATTCCAAGAATGGTAAGGACAGTTTAGGCGGAGGCAGTCATGGCAATACCATTGTGAAATCAG GTGGCAACATGAGGCACCTCATAGTGGAAGCTTGCATTGCAAGAAAGTTAATTGATACATCAGCATATTTCTGGCCTGGCTATGTGTCTGCATCTGTAATCTCAATGTCAGATTCATCACCAATTCAAGGATCTCCTTGGTCAACATTTATGGAAGGAGCTCCTTTGACAGGCCCTCTAATTGATGCTCTTATTGCGATTCCTGCATCAAG TTTAGCGGAGTTAGAGAAGTTATATCATGTTGCACTAAATGGTTCGGAAGAGGAGAAGTCAGCGGCTGCAAAGATTCTATGTGGTGCATCTCTCAGACGTGGATGGAATATTCAG GAACATGTGGTACACTATATGGTGAAGCTTCTCTCTCCTCCTATACCTCCCAATTTTACTGGAACAAGGAgccatttaattgattacctgCCCATGTTAAGTGCCATTCTTTTTGAGGCTTCCTCTATTGATACTGTGCATATACTTTCCTTTCATGGTGTG GTCCCTGAAGTTGCAGCTGCTCTAATGCCGCTTTGTGAGGCTTTTGGGTCAGTCACACCAACCTCAAATCATAAATCAAGCATGGGCGATGAGCTCTCAATTTACATGGTTTTTTCATCTgcatttctctttcttcttcgtCTGTGGAAATTCTATAAACCCCCCCTTGAGCAGTGTATCTCAGGACGAGGAAGAGCAATTGGTAGTGAGCTTACTCTGGAGTATCTTTTGATATTGCGCAATAACCGTATTGCCTCACATAATTCTGCTGCACATGATGAAACGAGTAGCAGTTTGAACCGGATTGAATCAACATCAGATAAACCTGTTTATATAGATTCTTATCCAAAATTGCGAGCCTGGTATTGTCAAAACAGATCTTGTATTGCCTCAACTCTATCTGGCCTATGTAATGGAAGTCCGGTTCATCAAGTTGCTAATAAGATCTTAAATATGATTTACTGGAAAATGACTAAAAGTGGGGCCTCATCAGGTAATCCTTCAACACCATCAGGCAGTAGCATAAGTGGGAGCACTGCCAGTACTGGAGAAGATGCTTACCAAAGGCCTATGCTCCCTGCATGGGAGGTGTTGGAAGCTGTCCCTTTGGTGCTTGAGGCAATTTTAACAGCTTGTGCCCATGGAATACTTTCATCACGGGACTTGACAACAG GTCTCAGGGACCTCGTTGACTTTCTGCCTGCTTCTCTTGTAGTTATTATTAGTTACTTTTCTGCAGAAGTTTCTCGTGGTATATGGAAACTAGTCCCAATGAACGGAAAGGACTGGCCTAGTCCAGCAGCAAACCTTCTATCAGTTGAATCTGAAATAAAGGAAATACTTGCAGCCATGGGCGTTGATGCTCCCAGATGTAGTCCTG GGGATTCAACTGCAATGCTTCCATTGCCAATGGCAGCTCTTGTCAGTTTAACGATTACATTCAAACTGGACAAGAGGTTGGAGTACATCCATGCTGTTGCTGGAACTTCCTTGGCAAACTGTGCATCATCATGCCCTTGGCCTAGCATGCCTATAATTGGCTCCTTGTGGGTGCAGAAGGTGCGCCGTTGGCATAATTTCATTGTTGGATCATGTTCTCTCTCTGTATTCAGACAAGATAAAAAAGCTGTTGCCCAGCTCCTGAGGAGTTGCTTCACCTCTTTCCTTGGATTATTCCATGTTTCAAAGTCTCCATTAGCCGGTCAAAATGGAGTTGTTGGTCTGTTGGGTGACATTAACTGGGCTCATTGTCCTTCCATAGCACCTGGACTCCTTTACCTCCGGTCTTGTCGGACTATCCACAATGTCCAATATGTAAATCATGTGATTATAGGGCTTGTAGCTGAGTTTGCTCGGGAATTGGCTTCCAGATGGGCTAGCAAGGACTCCCAACAATTGAAGTCTAGTCAATCATCTCTAGCCTTAGCCACCACCAAGGTTAAGGAGGTGGCCACTCTTGGCGCTAGCCTATTATGTGTGACAGGAGGCATTCAACTGGTCCAAGAATTGTATCAGGAGACTCTCCCAACCTGGCTGCTCTCCACAAGGGAAGAGAAACTTGGTGAGGTGAGTTCTGTTTCCCGTATAATGGAGGGATATGCCATGGCATATTTATTGGTCTTGTCTGGTTCTTTTATATGGGGTCTTGGGGCAAGACCTCCCTCATGGACATTCTCTATAAGAGCTCGTATTGTCAGGACTCACTTGGACTTTTTGGCTGGGGTATTGGAGGGAAACATATCACTTGGATGTGATCCTGCTACTTGGAAATCCTACGTCTCTTGTTTAGTGGGTTTATTAGTGAGTCTTGCGCCAACGTGGATTCGGGATGTAAAGCGAGAAACACTAAGAAAACTGGCCAATGGATTGAGAGGATGGCATGAATGTGAGCTAGCTCTTTCCCTCCTTGAGAAAGGTGGGCCTGCAACCTTAGGGTCTGCAGCTGAACTAGTAAATGTAATCAACTAA